In Lachnospiraceae bacterium, one DNA window encodes the following:
- a CDS encoding GntR family transcriptional regulator: MIVLDYRDRRPLYEQVTEKLEELMFSGVLPPDSRLPSVRSMATELSINPNTIQRAYAELERQGYIYSVQGKGSFVADGRRLQAGIRKDWEEQFNTAIEEGLRIGVSCRDMIKMLEEKEGGKADDQGNESDKEI, from the coding sequence ATGATCGTGCTGGATTACAGGGACCGGCGTCCGCTGTATGAACAGGTGACGGAAAAACTAGAAGAGCTGATGTTTTCTGGTGTATTACCGCCGGACAGTCGTTTGCCGTCGGTTCGCAGTATGGCAACGGAGCTTTCCATTAATCCCAATACTATTCAGAGAGCCTATGCAGAGCTGGAACGTCAGGGTTATATTTACTCTGTTCAGGGAAAAGGAAGTTTTGTGGCAGATGGAAGGCGGCTTCAGGCCGGAATACGAAAGGATTGGGAAGAGCAGTTTAACACAGCTATAGAAGAGGGATTGCGCATTGGTGTAAGCTGCCGGGATATGATAAAGATGTTAGAAGAAAAGGAAGGGGGTAAGGCAGATGATCAAGGCAATGAATCTGACAAAGAAATTTGA
- the sdaAA gene encoding L-serine ammonia-lyase, iron-sulfur-dependent, subunit alpha, which translates to MNTDFNYSSVASIIQAAEKNSLPVSALVLSQQAQQMELEEKTVYEKMASNFQVMKECIEPGCDEHLKSTSGLTGGDAYKLRRYSEEGKSLTGSFLSGALYRALAVSELNASMGRIVAAPTAGSCGILPAALITMQVEKGCSDHDCVMALFTASAIGMVIANNASLAGAQGGCQAECGSAAAMAAAAITELAGGTPHMVSQAVAIALKNILGLVCDPVAGLVEIPCIKRNASGVAGAFVAAEMALAGIDSAIPADEVIWSMKRIGDIMSPTLKETAEGGLAATPTGRKLHDQVFGPGEVLGGCSGCAGCHS; encoded by the coding sequence ATGAATACTGATTTTAACTACTCTTCTGTTGCCTCCATTATCCAGGCTGCAGAAAAAAACAGTCTTCCCGTTTCAGCCCTGGTGCTGAGCCAGCAGGCACAGCAGATGGAACTGGAGGAAAAGACTGTATATGAAAAAATGGCTTCAAATTTTCAGGTTATGAAGGAGTGTATTGAACCTGGCTGTGATGAACACTTAAAAAGTACCAGCGGTCTCACAGGAGGCGATGCCTATAAGCTGCGCCGCTACAGTGAAGAGGGCAAAAGCCTGACAGGATCCTTTCTTTCAGGTGCCCTATACCGGGCACTGGCTGTTTCTGAATTAAACGCTTCCATGGGCCGTATCGTAGCTGCCCCGACTGCCGGAAGCTGCGGCATCCTTCCTGCTGCACTTATTACCATGCAGGTGGAAAAAGGATGTTCTGACCATGACTGCGTAATGGCTCTTTTTACAGCCTCTGCTATTGGTATGGTCATTGCAAACAATGCCTCTTTAGCAGGCGCCCAGGGCGGATGCCAGGCAGAGTGCGGTTCTGCCGCTGCCATGGCTGCCGCCGCTATTACAGAGCTGGCAGGCGGAACCCCCCATATGGTCTCCCAGGCAGTTGCAATTGCCTTAAAAAATATCCTGGGACTTGTATGCGATCCGGTAGCCGGTCTGGTAGAGATCCCCTGTATCAAACGCAATGCCTCCGGTGTAGCAGGCGCCTTTGTGGCAGCAGAAATGGCTCTTGCAGGCATTGACAGTGCCATCCCCGCAGATGAAGTCATCTGGTCCATGAAACGGATAGGCGATATTATGTCACCTACCTTAAAAGAAACTGCAGAAGGCGGACTGGCCGCCACACCAACCGGAAGAAAGCTTCACGACCAGGTATTTGGTCCTGGTGAAGTCTTAGGCGGATGCAGCGGCTGTGCCGGCTGTCATTCATAA
- a CDS encoding cell wall hydrolase — protein sequence MLTWHSFLQSVMFFVRSISVKLTKKHYRSSSVLMSGAVVIAVVAFSANGFGGGGKNAMAAPRTVESLEADEEPETEALLEGSSFVTEAKIQFGLLNTGSEGQHLAGALLERDVRNRQRRQADAQIEIEALQKQILKEKEEAEARRKAEEERRAARRIKVSDEDYQVLLRIVQAEAGVCDEKGKILVADVIINRVLSGKFPGNVKGVVYQTSQFQPVSNGRINSVKVTAETIRCVDRALDGEDYSNGALYFMNRKASGRKAGWFDSRLTYLFAHGGHEFFK from the coding sequence GCTTACATGGCATTCATTCCTTCAGTCGGTGATGTTTTTTGTCCGTTCTATTTCTGTTAAGCTGACAAAAAAACATTATCGTTCGTCTTCTGTCCTTATGTCAGGAGCTGTTGTTATTGCAGTAGTTGCCTTTTCAGCCAATGGATTTGGCGGAGGCGGTAAGAACGCAATGGCAGCGCCAAGGACCGTGGAATCTCTGGAAGCAGATGAAGAACCGGAGACAGAGGCACTCCTTGAAGGAAGCAGTTTTGTTACAGAAGCAAAAATACAATTCGGACTTTTGAACACAGGCAGTGAAGGCCAGCATCTGGCCGGTGCGCTGTTGGAGAGAGATGTCCGCAACAGACAGCGCAGACAGGCAGATGCGCAGATAGAAATAGAAGCGCTTCAAAAACAGATACTAAAAGAAAAAGAAGAAGCTGAAGCAAGACGGAAAGCAGAGGAAGAAAGAAGAGCTGCCAGAAGGATCAAGGTATCTGATGAAGATTATCAGGTTTTGCTCCGGATCGTTCAGGCAGAAGCTGGTGTATGTGATGAGAAAGGCAAGATATTAGTAGCTGATGTGATCATCAACCGCGTTCTTTCTGGAAAGTTCCCTGGAAACGTAAAGGGAGTCGTATACCAGACATCCCAGTTCCAGCCGGTATCTAACGGCAGGATCAATTCCGTGAAAGTAACAGCTGAAACTATCCGGTGTGTAGACCGTGCGCTGGATGGGGAAGATTATTCAAACGGTGCATTATATTTTATGAACAGAAAAGCTTCCGGCAGAAAAGCAGGTTGGTTTGATTCAAGGTTAACCTACCTTTTTGCACACGGAGGTCACGAATTTTTTAAATAG
- a CDS encoding YhcH/YjgK/YiaL family protein encodes MIFDEKQNLDFYRNLGIEGRYAKAVDFLKNTDLAALEPGKYEIDGKDVYANVTAYTTIPWEEAKYEAHEHYTDIQYVIEGSEVMTYAPAHEMTVKTPYNPDKDVVFFENTTEGLQVVVKAGQYLIFNPWDAHKPKAANGAPAPIKKVIVKIKED; translated from the coding sequence ATGATTTTTGATGAAAAACAGAATTTGGACTTTTACAGAAACTTAGGTATTGAAGGAAGATACGCAAAAGCAGTAGACTTCTTAAAGAATACCGACCTTGCAGCATTAGAGCCTGGAAAATATGAGATCGATGGAAAAGATGTATATGCAAATGTTACCGCATACACCACTATTCCGTGGGAAGAGGCTAAGTATGAGGCACATGAGCATTATACCGACATCCAGTACGTGATCGAGGGAAGTGAGGTTATGACCTATGCTCCTGCACATGAAATGACTGTAAAGACTCCTTACAATCCAGATAAGGACGTAGTATTCTTCGAGAATACCACAGAGGGGCTGCAGGTAGTTGTAAAAGCTGGTCAGTATCTCATCTTCAATCCATGGGATGCACATAAGCCGAAGGCAGCTAACGGCGCTCCGGCACCTATTAAGAAAGTTATCGTTAAGATTAAAGAAGATTAA
- the sdaAB gene encoding L-serine ammonia-lyase, iron-sulfur-dependent subunit beta yields MNVFDILGPVMIGPSSSHTAGAARIGRITRTLLGAPAVKADILLHGSFAKTYKGHGTDKALIAGIMGMATDDVRIRQAPELAKAAGLKVHISTGDIDGAHPNTARVTLTDANGRQVSLLGSSIGGGNILVTEVNGMEVSLTGQYTTLIVLHKDTPGIIAAVTEVMAEEGINICNFRLSRQKKGGEAVMTIELDGKPSPEINKKINTLPNIYSSTMLQPI; encoded by the coding sequence ATGAATGTATTTGATATACTCGGTCCTGTTATGATCGGTCCTTCCAGCTCTCACACAGCAGGTGCCGCAAGGATCGGCCGTATTACAAGGACTCTTCTTGGAGCGCCTGCTGTAAAGGCGGACATCCTCCTTCATGGATCCTTTGCAAAAACATATAAGGGACATGGTACAGATAAAGCTCTTATTGCCGGGATCATGGGAATGGCTACCGATGACGTACGCATCCGTCAGGCACCTGAACTTGCAAAAGCAGCAGGGCTTAAGGTCCATATTTCCACAGGTGACATTGACGGTGCCCATCCAAATACAGCACGGGTCACTTTAACAGATGCAAATGGCCGCCAGGTATCTCTCCTGGGTTCCAGTATTGGCGGAGGAAACATTCTTGTAACAGAGGTCAACGGCATGGAAGTTTCTCTTACCGGCCAGTATACCACTCTCATCGTCCTTCACAAAGATACCCCCGGCATCATTGCTGCTGTAACAGAGGTCATGGCTGAAGAAGGCATTAATATCTGCAATTTCCGTCTTTCCAGACAGAAGAAAGGCGGCGAAGCGGTAATGACCATTGAACTGGATGGAAAGCCCAGTCCTGAGATCAACAAAAAGATCAACACCCTTCCAAATATCTATTCCAGCACCATGCTGCAGCCTATTTAA
- a CDS encoding sodium ion-translocating decarboxylase subunit beta, translated as MTSASLFFKLQKEDLKRRIWVVALLFLGFFFAYPVNLALTMENAANSQFAMYNGYTPLVNTGTPEYLAKVLEYKTKAVVNLVSYGNVMPLFLMVTAAVVIGAAGFAYLHNQKKVDFYHSIPVRREMLYLVYHVDGILILTVTYFIHLLVLMAAAAAYGVSPAKFAGPMLFGFFMNLLYYIVTYETVIVAMMMTGKIIVGLLATAVFFSFFPAVGALIEGFEDIFFITADQIPNEALFDTLGHLSPVGAYVMSLADISDGKTVAAAQILGLLITIFAGGILGMELYRKRPMEAAGKAMAFKKTMAPIRILIVLAAGMGASMFFWTLQSRLRWGLFGMVAGVLLAHCIIEIIYQADFKKLFSHKLQLLGCVAAGVLFFLSFHYDWYGYDRFIPEEEKIASAGLDFSIDENFLKGYAHAVEEDGKWCVEYTTSTYDFVKEHMQLTDMDTVLAVAREGVKEAEKDRKERFSRSYGISAAREAELMVAETAPADAISVIGGADGPTSIFVAGKVGSGEDDNLEKDIQIYVNVFYNLKNGKQVGRRYSVSLNSIMGEYDTLYASEEYKKGLYPVFEEKTENLSGVIYKEAGGIWYQTKESAVAEEVLKAYQADLLAQTVADRRQEDPVGSLLFIDHNMSAYLQQQGYWNMVMEMPANDMSVNDMAGGFDPNYYYDSDPAYDITEDYCVSWPVYPSFRNTIEVLKKQSVEPGSYMTAENIQSIRIDLQNLYTDENGVVRLHQGDGLEKLKAENPHYSNQGHLYITDPADIALLTGACQESSLAENNGLCSSFDGGEDLFVYVTMKNRSQFRVNLDLEKLTSAGKKLFTGIPVVFK; from the coding sequence ATGACATCCGCAAGCTTATTTTTTAAATTGCAAAAAGAAGATCTAAAGCGCAGGATCTGGGTCGTTGCCCTGCTGTTTCTGGGATTTTTCTTTGCCTATCCTGTAAATCTGGCATTGACTATGGAAAATGCAGCAAACAGCCAGTTTGCCATGTATAACGGCTATACGCCTTTAGTAAATACCGGAACACCGGAATATTTGGCAAAAGTGCTGGAGTATAAGACAAAGGCTGTAGTGAACCTGGTTTCCTATGGAAATGTTATGCCCTTATTTTTAATGGTAACAGCAGCAGTAGTCATCGGTGCAGCCGGTTTTGCTTATCTTCATAATCAGAAGAAGGTGGATTTTTATCACAGTATTCCTGTAAGAAGGGAAATGCTGTATCTGGTATATCATGTGGATGGTATCCTGATACTAACAGTCACCTATTTTATCCATCTTTTAGTGCTTATGGCGGCAGCAGCTGCATACGGAGTAAGCCCGGCAAAGTTTGCAGGTCCTATGCTTTTTGGCTTTTTCATGAACCTGCTGTATTACATAGTGACTTATGAGACGGTCATTGTGGCTATGATGATGACGGGAAAGATCATTGTAGGACTTTTAGCTACAGCTGTATTTTTCAGTTTCTTCCCGGCAGTAGGCGCACTGATCGAAGGCTTTGAAGATATATTTTTCATTACAGCGGATCAGATCCCAAATGAAGCACTCTTTGACACGTTGGGACATTTATCTCCTGTAGGTGCGTACGTTATGTCCCTGGCAGATATTTCTGACGGAAAGACAGTGGCAGCAGCCCAGATCCTGGGGCTTTTGATTACAATCTTTGCAGGCGGTATCCTTGGAATGGAGCTTTACAGAAAACGTCCTATGGAGGCAGCAGGAAAGGCTATGGCCTTTAAAAAGACCATGGCGCCTATCCGTATCCTCATTGTTCTTGCAGCTGGTATGGGGGCTTCCATGTTCTTCTGGACACTGCAGAGCCGTCTGCGCTGGGGACTGTTTGGAATGGTAGCTGGTGTCCTTTTAGCCCATTGTATCATTGAGATCATTTACCAGGCTGATTTTAAGAAACTGTTTTCCCATAAATTACAGTTGTTGGGCTGCGTAGCAGCAGGTGTCCTGTTTTTCCTGTCTTTTCATTATGACTGGTATGGCTATGACCGTTTTATCCCGGAAGAGGAAAAAATAGCATCTGCAGGACTGGATTTTTCCATAGATGAAAATTTTCTGAAGGGCTATGCACATGCAGTAGAAGAAGATGGAAAATGGTGTGTCGAATATACTACCAGTACTTATGATTTTGTAAAGGAGCATATGCAGCTGACAGATATGGATACTGTACTTGCTGTGGCAAGGGAAGGCGTAAAAGAGGCGGAAAAAGACCGTAAAGAACGTTTTTCCCGGTCTTATGGAATATCTGCGGCAAGAGAGGCTGAACTTATGGTCGCCGAAACTGCGCCAGCTGATGCTATTTCTGTGATCGGTGGAGCGGATGGCCCTACATCCATCTTCGTTGCAGGTAAAGTGGGCTCTGGAGAAGATGATAATTTAGAGAAAGATATTCAAATTTATGTTAATGTATTTTATAACTTAAAAAATGGAAAACAGGTGGGAAGGCGTTACAGTGTATCTTTAAACAGCATTATGGGTGAATATGATACTCTGTATGCTTCTGAAGAATACAAAAAGGGACTGTATCCTGTTTTTGAAGAAAAAACAGAAAACCTTTCGGGGGTAATATACAAAGAAGCAGGGGGAATATGGTATCAGACAAAGGAAAGTGCAGTAGCAGAAGAAGTGTTAAAAGCATACCAGGCAGATCTTCTGGCACAGACAGTGGCAGATAGAAGACAGGAGGATCCTGTAGGAAGCCTGTTATTTATAGACCACAATATGTCTGCTTATTTACAACAGCAGGGTTATTGGAACATGGTTATGGAGATGCCAGCAAATGATATGTCTGTAAATGATATGGCAGGTGGGTTTGATCCCAATTATTATTATGACAGTGATCCGGCCTATGATATAACGGAAGATTACTGCGTTTCCTGGCCGGTGTATCCTTCTTTTAGAAATACAATAGAAGTGCTAAAGAAACAGTCTGTTGAGCCGGGAAGCTATATGACAGCTGAAAATATCCAGAGCATACGGATCGACCTGCAAAACCTGTATACAGATGAAAACGGTGTAGTAAGGCTTCACCAGGGAGATGGATTAGAAAAGCTGAAAGCAGAGAATCCTCATTATTCCAATCAGGGACATTTATATATTACAGATCCTGCTGATATCGCTTTACTCACAGGTGCCTGCCAGGAAAGCTCTCTGGCAGAAAACAATGGACTTTGCAGCAGCTTTGACGGGGGAGAAGATCTGTTTGTTTATGTGACGATGAAAAACAGAAGCCAGTTCAGGGTCAACCTGGACCTTGAAAAACTGACTTCTGCGGGAAAAAAGTTATTTACAGGAATTCCTGTGGTTTTTAAATAA
- a CDS encoding ABC transporter ATP-binding protein, with translation MIKAMNLTKKFDDLVAVDHINAEIKSGSVFGLIGTNGAGKSTFLRLAAGILKADGGHVTIDGEEVFENIKAKKKFFYIPDDAHFFSNASPLDMMEYYSVVYEHFDKDRFHKLMGNFGLDEKRKLHTFSKGMKKQVSVILGICSNTDYLFCDETFDGLDPVMRQAVKSIFAAEIEDRNMTPVIASHNLRELEDICDHVGLLHKGGILLSKDLDDMKLNIHKIQCVLKEGMTADDLKGLQILSQEGRGRLLTLTVRGTRQEAESIMNQHEPVFFECIPLSLEEIFISETEVAGYDIRKLIF, from the coding sequence ATGATCAAGGCAATGAATCTGACAAAGAAATTTGATGATCTGGTGGCAGTAGATCACATTAATGCAGAAATCAAAAGTGGCTCTGTATTTGGTCTGATCGGAACAAACGGAGCCGGTAAATCCACTTTTCTCCGTCTGGCCGCAGGGATCCTTAAGGCAGATGGAGGCCATGTGACCATAGATGGAGAAGAGGTATTTGAAAACATAAAAGCAAAGAAAAAGTTTTTCTATATACCTGACGATGCTCATTTTTTCAGTAATGCGTCTCCTCTTGATATGATGGAATATTACAGTGTTGTTTATGAGCATTTTGATAAGGATCGTTTTCATAAATTAATGGGTAACTTTGGTCTGGATGAAAAACGCAAGCTCCATACTTTTTCCAAGGGAATGAAAAAACAGGTGTCAGTGATCTTAGGCATTTGCTCCAATACAGATTATCTTTTTTGTGATGAGACATTTGATGGTCTTGATCCGGTTATGCGTCAGGCAGTAAAGAGCATTTTCGCAGCTGAGATCGAAGACCGTAATATGACACCTGTGATCGCATCCCACAATCTGAGGGAGTTAGAAGATATCTGTGACCATGTGGGACTGCTCCATAAAGGAGGCATCCTTCTTTCAAAGGACTTAGATGATATGAAGTTAAATATCCATAAGATCCAGTGTGTATTAAAGGAAGGAATGACAGCAGATGATTTAAAGGGCCTTCAGATCCTTTCCCAGGAAGGGAGAGGACGGCTTCTCACTCTTACAGTAAGAGGAACAAGACAGGAAGCAGAAAGCATTATGAACCAGCATGAGCCTGTATTTTTTGAGTGCATTCCTCTGTCCTTAGAGGAAATATTCATCAGTGAAACGGAGGTGGCAGGTTATGACATCCGCAAGCTTATTTTTTAA
- the hisC gene encoding histidinol-phosphate transaminase: MRLWEKNIRQVVPYVPGEQPAGDKIVKLNTNENPYPPAPGVKKVLEELDTDRLRKYPDPAATVLVKELAAYYGLGEDQVFVGVGSDDVLAMSFLTFFNSDKPVLFPDVTYSFYKVWADLFKVPFETPALKEDFTIDIKNYAKENGGVIFPNPNAPTGVYMPLDQIEEILIANQDVVVIVDEAYVDFAGPSALELLEKYENLLVVQTFSKSHSMAGMRIGFAMGHPDLIRALNNVKYSYNSYTMNLPSLLAGVEAVKDKAYFESTLAKIVATRERSKKRLAELGFTFPDSRSNFIFASHESVPAEKIFEALKKEQIYVRYFKTPGLDNSLRISIGTDEEMDTLFRFLEAYLPNA, translated from the coding sequence ATGAGACTTTGGGAAAAGAACATCCGTCAGGTGGTTCCTTATGTACCGGGAGAACAGCCTGCGGGAGACAAGATCGTAAAATTAAATACAAATGAAAATCCATATCCGCCGGCTCCGGGAGTGAAGAAGGTTTTGGAAGAACTGGATACAGACCGGCTGCGCAAATATCCGGATCCTGCAGCGACTGTTCTTGTAAAGGAACTGGCTGCTTATTATGGTCTGGGTGAGGATCAGGTTTTTGTAGGAGTAGGCTCTGATGATGTTCTTGCGATGAGTTTTCTTACTTTCTTTAATTCAGATAAACCGGTGCTTTTTCCGGATGTGACTTATTCTTTTTATAAAGTATGGGCTGATCTGTTTAAAGTGCCTTTTGAGACGCCTGCTTTAAAAGAAGATTTTACCATTGATATAAAGAATTATGCAAAAGAAAACGGTGGCGTGATCTTCCCTAATCCAAACGCACCTACCGGCGTGTATATGCCTTTAGACCAGATTGAGGAGATATTAATAGCAAATCAGGATGTAGTGGTCATTGTAGATGAGGCTTATGTGGATTTTGCAGGACCTTCTGCCCTGGAGCTGTTAGAAAAGTACGAAAATCTCCTGGTAGTCCAGACTTTCAGCAAGTCTCACTCCATGGCAGGTATGCGTATTGGTTTTGCAATGGGGCATCCGGATCTGATCAGGGCCTTAAATAACGTAAAATATTCTTATAATTCGTATACGATGAATCTGCCATCTTTACTTGCAGGTGTGGAAGCAGTAAAAGATAAGGCATATTTTGAAAGCACCCTGGCAAAGATCGTGGCTACCAGAGAACGTTCAAAGAAACGTCTTGCAGAACTGGGATTTACGTTCCCGGATTCCAGGTCTAATTTTATCTTTGCTTCTCATGAGTCTGTTCCGGCAGAAAAGATCTTTGAGGCATTGAAGAAAGAACAGATCTATGTGCGCTATTTTAAAACACCTGGCCTGGACAACAGTCTTCGTATTTCTATAGGAACAGATGAAGAAATGGATACATTATTCCGCTTTTTGGAAGCATATTTACCCAATGCCTGA
- the ytvI gene encoding sporulation integral membrane protein YtvI: MDKHILRLMLKILLPASGWLLLCFFGPRCLKFFMPFVIGWLISMLANPLVRFLERKLCLVRKHSSMVIVAGVLALVIGLIYLAVSNGARLLWSFMKDLPDLYAGIEAEVQESLTHLENLFTYAPAGIRTGWEKLGNNLGELVGKLAGSIAPPTVEAAGAVAKMIPSLMVYSVVTILSAYFFIADRDRILAFVRSHMPDWAKKYSKYIRTEARRLIECYFTAQFKIMAVVWIILTVGFFILGVKYSLLWGFLIAFLDFLPVFGAGTALLPWGIIKLLGGEYAFAAGLLLIYVLTQVIRQVVQPKLVGDSLGLNPILTLLFLYLGFKLKGIAGMILAVPCGMFFVSLYNYGAFRNITDSLKELADILKAFMNEK; the protein is encoded by the coding sequence ATGGATAAACATATCCTGCGTCTGATGCTAAAGATCCTGCTGCCTGCGTCCGGATGGCTTCTTTTATGCTTTTTCGGACCCAGGTGTTTGAAATTTTTTATGCCCTTTGTGATCGGCTGGCTGATCTCCATGCTGGCCAATCCGCTGGTGCGTTTTCTTGAGAGAAAGCTATGCCTGGTGCGAAAACACAGTTCCATGGTCATTGTAGCCGGAGTCCTGGCTCTGGTCATTGGCCTTATTTATCTGGCTGTGTCAAATGGTGCCAGGCTTTTGTGGTCTTTTATGAAAGATCTGCCTGACTTATATGCAGGGATCGAAGCGGAAGTTCAGGAAAGCCTGACCCATTTGGAAAACCTGTTTACCTATGCACCTGCAGGCATCAGGACCGGCTGGGAAAAACTGGGAAATAATCTGGGGGAACTGGTAGGAAAGCTGGCAGGCTCCATTGCCCCGCCTACAGTAGAGGCAGCAGGGGCAGTGGCGAAAATGATCCCCTCTCTTATGGTATACTCTGTTGTTACTATTCTGTCAGCTTATTTTTTTATTGCAGACAGAGACCGGATCCTGGCTTTTGTAAGAAGCCATATGCCTGACTGGGCAAAAAAATACAGCAAGTATATAAGGACAGAGGCCCGTCGTCTGATCGAATGCTATTTTACTGCCCAGTTTAAGATCATGGCAGTGGTATGGATAATATTAACAGTGGGATTTTTCATACTTGGAGTAAAATACAGCCTGTTATGGGGATTCCTCATTGCATTTTTGGATTTTCTGCCGGTGTTTGGAGCAGGAACAGCTCTGCTTCCATGGGGGATAATTAAGCTGCTGGGAGGAGAATATGCCTTTGCAGCAGGGCTTTTACTTATTTATGTACTTACCCAGGTGATCCGCCAGGTAGTACAGCCTAAGTTAGTAGGAGACAGTCTGGGATTAAACCCCATATTGACCCTGCTGTTCCTGTATTTAGGTTTTAAATTAAAAGGTATTGCAGGAATGATCCTGGCAGTGCCCTGTGGTATGTTTTTTGTGAGCCTGTATAATTATGGAGCCTTCAGAAATATCACGGACAGCCTAAAAGAGCTGGCAGATATCCTGAAAGCCTTCATGAATGAAAAATGA